The Pochonia chlamydosporia 170 chromosome 3, whole genome shotgun sequence genome contains the following window.
TTTAGGAACTACTGTTCTCACGAGGGCACCAGAGAGCGTTGCCACTCTAGAGGAACACGATCAGCATGAGCCTTGGCACCATTTGAGATAAATGGGAATAGGGTTTAGGGCATGAATCTTACTAACCCGCCAGCTTCATATTGGATAATATGTGAACGATGGTCACACAGCACAGAGTGCGGAGGTTGAGTTAGTAAACTCCTGAGAGCAAGTTGATTACCCATCGTTCCGGACAGAACGAAAAGCCCTGCTTCCTTGCCTGCCAGCGCTGCAACATGAGCCTCTAGCTCCATTGTTGTCTTATCTTCACGGAAAACATCATCTAGAAGTGTACACGATTGGATAGCAGCAAGCATAGATGGTGTCGGTGTAGTCATTACATCGCCTGAATGATCTCTGGTCAGCTTCCATACATTTGTTGTATTACGTCTCGCTGAAATCACCATTGACCCAGTTAGCAACTTACTTCTCAAATCAAGGGCAGAAGGGCCTTTAGCTCCAATCCAGGCATTATGTACACCAGCATCTCCTTGCGTTGCCATACTGTCGACGCCCATTTTGGCCGACGTAGATGATGCAAACTTCGCCCACTGCTGAAAACCTATGGTTTGTGAAGCAATTCGAGAGCGGGACGAGAGCCAACTTCTGGTAgtttggtgaagatggcggctGAATGAGTTCCTCATTGCCCAGTTGTGTGAAGCCACCTTGGTATGTAATATGTAGCCTCACTGGCAGGACAACAAGAGACCTTGATCTCCAACCCGTGACAATGGtctccaccaacaacagcaaaaggttggtgatggacagCCAATTGAAGAGGGGTCAATTACTCGGAGGGCGTACCTCAAACTGTCTGTAATGGTGGCTTGAATGGAGAACAAGTCACTTGTCCTGGGATACGACGTTCCGAGAAGAGCAGTCAATGCGGTGACGGGTGGTTACGTTTGGGCTTGCCTCGGTGTTCGGATGGCCGACGTCGGTTCGAGGGAGACAatgaatggatcaaatggattgTGGGGGCAAGCCATGAGGCTAGAGGCGGCTTTTGCCCATGAGGGTATGTGAAGTTCCAAATTGTGACGCTTCTTGTGCAAAAATATTCGACACAATAAGAAAGTGGCCATGTATTCTGCGTTGCATGGATCTGAATGTCCCAGCTGTCGGAAATGCACCAACATCCAATGCGAGGTCTGTTGGGAGTAGACACCTCTGCTTTATTATTTCGTGCTCAGTCATCGAAGCTTAGGTACTAGGTATGTGAGCACTTTGCAATCTTCGCAACACAATTGCCAGATGCAATCAAACATTCCTAGGGCATGTACTTAGGAGTCTCCATTCAAAGTTTCTTCATGTTCGATGTGGTggaagatgtctggtgggaggCAGTAGCCATCCTGACTTCCCCTCACTGCACCTTCCTTGTAGCAGCTGGGGCACTCTTCTCCAGATGTTTGAAGCTCGCAGAAATTGGCCCAACTTTGCTGTTcttccaagccatccaaaCCATTCCATGGCGAATCGAAAATCTATACTCGAGATCCAAATTATTGAGCCGTATGAATATCTTTTTGAAATCGCCACTGTGTTCTTGCCAAATGCTTGCCTCTAACGCATGGCTGACAACTTAGACGACCACTAGTCAGGACCTATCATACACATCCAGGCGACCAATAATACCAGAACCAGATCATCGCAGGACTTCTAGCTGCTCCAATGTTGACAGCATCTCCCTCGACCGTCATCATAGTGTGTCTGCACCAGCACATCTTCAAGTCGACTTGCGTAGGGACAGCGCAATCATCACGACCATGACGGACATGACACTGAACTGACCAATTATGGACGACCCAATCTTACTGCAGGATATGCTCAAGCTACCTAGTGCCTAGGTTTGTGCAGAAACGCACTTGACACCATTTGGCGTGTTGGTACCAGGTCCATTGGTCGCTTGTTGCATTGACCCAGTTGGCTGCAAGCCGACTATTTGCTTGCCAGTGCCTTCGATTCGATATCCAACAATTTCCACATATTCAAgagttgctgctgcaagaTCTCTGCCATTTTATatggacaagggcaagggcacCAACTAATTCTGCTCCGATCTCATGAAcaggaaaaaagaaaagaaacggTGAACAGGGTGAACCTGGTAGATGACAAGGAACACGCAGATACCATGCCTGGACCAGGACGTCGCTTGTGGGCAAGCTGCAATGATGAGTTGGCCAACGCACCAAAGTGGCCCGTGTGCAGCGACAACACAGCACCTCTCAGCCAGTAGTAAGGTGCCATTGAGAAGTCGTTCGTTGTCATGCTCCCTCTCCGCCAGCTATATCGGAGTCGTACATCTCTCTGATATTTTCTACCTTTCACCTTTCATTCTACCATACTGTAAGGTTCTAGCCCAGCTATACGGCCGCCTTTTCGCAGACATCAGTCGTGGGCTCACGAGCATTCCGCAAGCCATCAATCAACACATGCTGGCGGGAGGATCTCCTCCCCTCAGTGGGCAATCATCGACACACGGCGATTCTGATTTATTCCGGGCTCGCATATGATCAATCACAGGGACGGGCTCTTTACCGGTTTAGCAGATATTTGGACGGCGTCTGCTACAAGTCGGTCCGCAAGTATTGGGCTTTCGGAGATCTGATGTCCCAGCCAGGTGGTAGACAGTCTCGATACCTCCCCTCAAGGTTGTCATTCATCATACTCTGTTCTGCCACATACACTACCTCAAGCAGCAACTTACTCGCTTCAAACGAGCAAATAAGGCGGTTGGCAATGAGAAAAGCTGAAGAACGAGAAACAAAATAATCGACATATTGGGCAAGTATCTGTATGCCGTGTGGCCCAAGCCCCAGACCCTATTCTACTCCCGCTCGACAATGTTCGCTATGTCCCCCAATCAATGGCAACGGCCAAAATACACTAAAAGTGAACCCAAAGGTCAAACGAATCGCTAAAAAATTAAGTACTACCCGGCAACCCGTGTTCATGGAATCGTGAGAGAACAAGAAGTTTATATCGCCTTGTCGTTGAAAGATGTTTGGATACCTTCGCAAGCACCGGGTGGCATGACTGTCCACGCTGCCTTTCGCACCAGCGGAACATTATCAAATGGCATTACGTGGAAAGCCCGGGGCGCACAATACCTGTACTGCAATCTGTCATTGTCGTTACGCGTCATCATTGCCGTCGGAGAATCATTTCAGCATCGGATGTCTGTACGAAGAATGGGATGGGGTTGATCATCGGCTTGCCCATTTCACAAGAAACTGAACCACAGCATCGAGGTTGGTTTCTTCCTTGGCACTGATACCGTAACAACAGACTTCCCGGCCTTGGATCAGCTTCAAATCCAATTCGTCGATAAGCTCATCCACGGAAAGTTTTTGAGGCAAATCAGACTTATTGCCCAGTACCAAAAGGGGAATTCCGGCCAACGTTGGATAGCTCATGAGAGAATGGAGCTCATCCTTGGCCTGGGGAATGAGATCTACGTCTGCAATGTCTACGATAAAGACAATAGCATTGACGCCGCGGCAATATCTCTCCCACATTGTTCGAAACCTGGGCTGGCCGCCGATGTCCCAACACTTCAGAGTCACATGGCCCTGTTGCACACGCTTCATATTAAAGCCGACCGTTGGTATTGAGCTGCACGGGAAAGGTTGGTCAGTCAAcgtctctgtctcttcagGTGTCCAACGTCGAGGGTATAACATGCTCGACCGAGAATGAATCCCAACCTTCGACCGGACGGAAAGGGAAAGATTTTGCTTACTCGAGGGTAAATTCACCACCCTACCGATGCGCTCTGTCAGCCAAGTTTCCCCAGATGCTTGGAATGTCAGACTTACGGCAAGAACTCTTAATAGTGACGTTTTACCGGCATTCTGCAAGCCGACGAGTGtcacctccatctccatcgcCCTAAAACGATCTCGTTAGCACGACCATACACCAGTTTCTCGCCGTTGGCAGGTCGCAAAGTGGGCAaatgtggccatggctgtgcCATGCCAGGTTGGAGGCCGCCCGCAATGCTTGGAAAGTCCAACTCACCAAAAAGTCCGCAGAAGCCAGTCGTACACCTTTTTGAATATTCCGGCcattttggtcttgcttctttctttctcGCTGATGCTAATCTAGTCAACGGATATCCGCAGAGGGGCGGACTCAGCAAACTGCAGCGTGCCCCGCCCAGCTCGACGAGGTCCTgtgatgaaggaggcgaGCGAGACCTGGTATTAGAGAAATAAATGCGCCTCGTCTGGAGATGACAGAAGTGTATCTTGCCGCGAGTGAAGACCTGGGGGGAAGACGAAATAGATACAAGCGGCCGGTGCAGGTAACAAAATGAGGTCGGTCGGTGGGAAGGTGGGGCTATGAACCAGCTTCTCAAGTGCAGATGCACACAGGCGATGTCTCTGAGGTCTGGTGCGCGTGTGGACTTGGACAGATGCAAGGTCTAAATACGTCCTGGATGCCAAGCGGCAAGTGGTGTTGCAGCGCCGTGGgttggaagaggaagagaaaaaaTTAAAGAGAGGCTCTCACTTTCACGCCACCAGAGCTATGGCAAAGCGATGGATTGCGCAGACAGAATATCCAAGAGCAACGGcgcatggcatggatgagCAAGAGATGCCTTGGGGTTGACGCAGGACCGCAAGACGAAAGGACAACAGACCCCACCCAAGACGGGATGGCGGGCACCAAGGATGCCGGGGTACAAAAAGTagcaaaggtcaacaacAAGGTACGGTGCAGTAGCGAGCGAGTGActggagtcaagtctggtctggtccaactgctccatgtccgtactccgtacctaggtaccGGACTGACTGTAGtagaccagactgcaagcATGGGAgcagagtctggtggtgcatgtgtaaagtctggtgtctggtgcgtgtGGGCTCAACTGGACTTGGGGGAACATGGACTTGAGCGGGGACGATCCGTGCCTTGATGGCGTACTCaagcgtccatgtcaagtcaaggtttGTCCAGGCTGTGGTCTACGGCCAAGCGGCCCATGGCCGGATGGTGGTGACCTGACTTTAGAGCCGCTCGCTGGTGAGTTGAGATGAAAGGTCTCGGTATGTGATAATTATGGTGAATGGCGCGGGTTGAAACTAAACATGGTGAGTACAAGAAAAAGCACCATGTCGTGGATGTGCAGCAAGGTACTCTGTACTGAGCATGACgagctgatgatggtggtgcgGTAGAGGTACTTTGAGAGGTCTCCACGAAcctggtccagtccagtctgcaTTGCGACTGTGTGTtgggtcaagtctggtctgtgtCTGGAgccttggtggtttgggCTTGCTGGGCTGGCCGCTTCTTACTTTCGGGCCAGATCTGTTTGACTTCACCAAATTCCATGTCAACAGTTGCGACTCGCGGTGTATTTCATCAAACCATGACCAAAGGCTacagccacagccatcaataAATAACCCACGCAGCCGCAGGCCACAAAGGCGACCCATGCGCGGCTCTGGCTCCTTTGAAGTCAACAGGAATCAACAATCGTGCACAAACGGCCGGGGATGCGCGaatgagtctggtgagtgATGTGCCAATCTGTCTAGTGTCTGGTCCCCCATCAAGATGAAGTCACCAGACCATTCTGCCAATGAGGAGTAACCGCTCTGGTCCGTCGCCATCGAGTCGTGTATGTATTAGCGTTTCATCAGTCTGCCGAACCAGGATTGTGATCAACCACGGCTTGAACTTAGCAGGGGTCCCTTTTAGCTTTCATGAGATGTGAAGCTGCAGACAGCATTCCACCAAGCCTGCAAGCCTGCAAGCCTAGCCCTAGGCAGTTCAgatgcctgcctgcctgtccGTCTGCTCAaagccatgtccatgcccaCCAGGGCGACTGCAAGGGCAGACAGGCACAAggcaagagcaagacaaAAACATCCATGGCTGTGCCTGATGTGGTTTGCTTTGTTGCATCTATCTCCAGCGGCTACAACTGCTGCAtcggacatggacatggacttggacatggaagcatcaGTTTGCTTTGCAAGGTGCATACATCATGTACGCCCCATACATGAGTATCGGCCGGGGTTATTACCCAGATGCGGCAGATAATGACGCCTGTGGCCAGACAAACACACTCCAGTCGGTACATGGATTGAATGATTGATGCTCACTGTCGGGTGCAATCTTCTCGAACGACTGGACATGCAAGTGTCTGGTCCCACAAAGGCTGTACTACAGCAAACCAGGAGATTCCCGATACTGATACCGAGTACTTCGTACACAGACGCAAGTTCGACTGCAAAACTATGATGAGCAATGCAAACACGGAGAAATACGTCGCAACGATTGTCGTTCAGCTATGTACGCCATCGCCTACCACTTCACGAGAAACTTGGGCCGTGTGCTCATGGTGGCGTTCCATGAGCGATATCACGAGCAACAGCATAAGGACTTTACCGCCATCCTACTTCAACGTTGACGCGGAATTCAGTCTCATCCACATCATACCCACCAAGCATCTCCAACACACAAAGAAAACGACACGGAATTCTAGGACGCCGCCTTCCACGGCGCTAACCTCAGATTCTCGCAGGCACAGCACAGCGCACAGTCATTTCTTGTTTGTGAATGTGCCAGACGCAACACCGGAAACTGGACCGGGTCAAGCCTCAGCGGCAAATTGAGGCTCAACAACCCTCGTAACCACTCAGCTCAACAGCTCTTCGCGCCGCCTCCGTCTCCCTAAATAAAACGCAATAATAAGTAGGCTGCGCAGATACAATAGACGTGCCCTCCATTTGACGCGATATCAAATCTCAGCCTCCACAGCGCCATCGAGCAGGATTCATCGCGCGCGGGAACACGCGGGAGCTAATTGGCGGGCCGTAGCTCCAGTTTCCAGCTcaagccaagggcaaggcgCTAATTTtaccatcaacaacattAACAAATGAGGTTCATGTTGCTCCTCCATCTGTATGTAGTAAAGATATGCGCCCTCAGCAGACACAGGTAGTGCATCTCCCGACAAATCATTCAAATCCTTGAAAGTGTCTTACCTGAAATACACGCACAACCCTTCCATATCAAGACACGCAGTGAATTGGACAACAGCATGTCCGGTGCAAACTGTTCTTTGCAAATGTAGGGTGGCCAAGCTGGGGCCATTGCACACGTCTACTTTACAGTGTAGATTCATAGGCGAAATATGCTCCATCGTCAAATACatacgaccacagccgccagcAGAGCTCAGGATCCCGTCTGATCTCCCAGGAGAACCTGGCGAGCGCTAgattagtagttgggtcggtgacgaccagcgaatacctggtgttgtatgtttttttttgtatggttttgctcttttctttttgggagaTTGGCCGTTTTGTCTTTCCATTGTGAAATGTcaaaggtgtctggtgttcaGTATTGGTTCAGGCtgtgtggatgatggtggccgCCTTGCTTAGACCCAGGCTGTGGTCCGTATAAAACGGCTACGACCAACAACTTTGGAAGACTGAACCCGGATATGGACATCACAAAATCATACAATGACAAATGTGCACATGGGGAATGCTCAATGACTCCTAACAACTATTTGATTCAATTCAATTATTCCATACAttctttccttctcatgCTTAATGTCTATACCTATGAAGCTAGTATAGACCCGACGCTATGAATCGCTATAAATCAATTCGCCATGCAATGAAAACGCCCCTAAAACCCCCTTCATACAAGAAATATGACAGAAACGATTACAAAATTAGAAACTAAACAAGCCACTTCGTCTCTTGCCCAATGGATAAATCACCACTGCACTGATAAACAGTCCCACTGCAATACCGATCGCAATTTGGATCATGGACGCCGCGACGTTGAAGACAACGGTGTTCAGCGACTCTCCTTGGTTGAACCTCACCGTACTCGTTCCATTGATAACCGTGGACGAGTTGGTGAGTTGATTAGCCGTACTCAAACCGCTTAGCAAACCTCCAGTTGAtgccaagccaccaggaaCCTGTGCAAATATTGCTGGAATGAGAGTGGCAGCCGCGACACCGTGGCGCAAGCGAGAGTACAAATTGGCTAAAATACCCACAGACAACGCTCCAAGTGTGTTGGCGATTTGTGGACTTGCCACGAatttgatgctgctgaagaaATTGACAATATACCCGGTAAAGGCGATGAACACCATGACCGGCATCTGACGCCATTTAGCCTGATATAGAATGCTGATGCACAGCACAAAAAAGGGTACAAAGATGAAGCTATAGAGTGATGGAATGGGATTCTGGCACGTTGTTGCCGAGGTGGCGTGGTTGTCGAAGAGGCCATAAAGTGCAGCGCCGACTGTGATGCCgaaaccaagaagaagcgaatAGATGATGGCGTACACTATGCGGATAGATCCAGGGACAATGGCGCGAGATTGAAGTTCGAGAGCCGAGCACACTGCATACACAACATTAGTATCAAAACGGCAGGATGACGACGTGCAAGATGCcgatggcatcatcagcaaatTGGCACATGAGGAATCAGGCGACTTACAAACAGAGTATCCAGGAAGAAGCATCACAATTCCGCTCTGCGCCAACGCCGAAAAACAGAACAGGTCCCCTCCTCGAATACTGCCAAATGCTCTAGCCAGAAAACTAACCACAATAGTAGCCGTCACCTCAAACACATTGCTGTACATGTTTGACTTGGGTGCTACTATCAACTGCAGCAGTCCAACcaagcagccaaaacaaaacgCCAAAGGCAAATCGATAAGTCGTGCAGAAAATGAAAACGGTGCGCACGTCGCACTCGTCAGTCCAAATACAAAAACCCTGAACCAGGATCGaaacttgtccttggccgCCATAAGATCATCCAGACGGCGAGTACCTTCTTCTACACCGATGACGTCGTGCATGACTTCTTTGTAAATATGGTGTACATCCTTCAACTTGCCCAAATCGATGCCTTGGGTAGCACGCACAATTCGGACCTCAGTCGTGTGGGTCGACCTATCGTCAAATGATATCAACATACAGCCAGGGAGATACAAGAACTGCCCATCGATTTCAAGCACGCGAGCTGTCATGGTGAGGTACTCTTCTAGTCGATGGGTAGGTGCACCGAACATCATAAGTGCTCGGCAAAGCTTGATGATGTATCCTTGACGGGACAGCGTTTCAGCAATATGTACCGTAATACGGGCCTCTTCTTTGTGCCAGTGGCCGCTGAGTCgattgctgctgctggttctcCGCTTGGTGTGAGGTCGTTTTTTGCCGGGGCTTTTGGGCTCCGGGGCTTGTTTATTTGGATTGGCAAGACGAGTGGAAGCTTCTACCAGGTTTGCTAGTGTATCCTGGGAGCGATTGACCTCGTACCACTTCTTGCGAGAGCTGGTAGGTGTCGCAGTGCCAGACTCCAAGCTAGGAGGCGTTACCGCACCTGCGGACGACGAGCTCCAGTTTCGGGAATGGTGACCTCCATGCAAGCCGGGGTCGGATGGTTTGTACAGCTTCAGGAGTTGCGAGAGTACACTGCCTCGATATTGCTGAGGCGCGGGAACGTTGTACACGCCGTCATAGAGTCCTCCATTCATGTGACTGGGTTCAACGTTTGCTGCGCCTATtatggcttcttcatctgctggAGAGTTGTTTGCTGTGGTGGATGCAAATCGGCGAGTGTGCGATCTGACAAGGTCGTACGCTTCCACCTTTAGTGCACTCTGGTCAGGTTCGTTCTCGGGAGTTTGAGTCTGGCTGTCTGCAACTTTTCCATTGGCGGCAAGGTTCCGCAGAGGAATATCAGAGCCATTCTGGAGCTGATCTCCTTCGCTAGCGACAGTCGTGGCAACAGATTCCATGGAGGCTCTGGATCCTGGCGGAGAGTCACGCAAGACCCTGGCCGCAACCTGCTGAGCTCTTGCTTGAGCAACAGCCGCCGAAAGAGCCTTTTCCGAGGTAGAATCCAAATCAATACCAAGATCTTTGGCAGTAGCCACGGACCCAGACGAGTTTGCTCGCAAGATAGATGGCCGCAACTTTGGAGAAGGCGTATCCCTACGCTCCGGTACCCTTGGAGGAggttcaaagttgatggCGGGAGGTCTCGAAGCTGCTgcattgctgttgaatctAACGCGTCCCTTTTCTCGCTTtgccgcagcagcagcagcagcagcagcttcagcttcagcttcatctgcTCCTCCAGTGGTATGCAGATGAGGTGGACTATTCACGTCGAGAGCTGAGGGAGAAGGACTGGCAGAGTCGGCGAACGGATTTTCGAGTAAATCATTATTGCTGTCAGCTCCCTCAGCCgaaccttgaccttggtcATAAATGTGGTGAATTGCTGGACCTGGTCCATAGCCTGTATCAGACTCAGGGTCGTCCTGAGTAGACCTCGACGGCGAGGCCATTGGCCTTTAGAGAATGAGTAAGTACGCTCAGAAGTGGCAGAGAGACAGTAGACGAGAACAAAGTGTGGAGGCCGAGACAAGTTGTCGGATTTGTATGAAATGGTGGGAGGAGGCAAGATGGCGAGCGGGCAGAATAAGAGAGTTTGTCTCGCGGTAAAAGTGGTGATCAAGCAACAGTGCCAAGCACTAACACCGCGTCAGGTAAAGCTCTTGTCCTGCTACAAGCAAGGGAGCTCTATAGATAGGATAGGATGGCCGACAGGGTATGGCAGGGCAAGGTAGAATAGCAAAACTGAAGGTAGAAAATGAAAGGCATGTGGAAACACACAATTTTGTCTTGGAACGAGACGGATGGGAGCCGAAAGTGTGAAGAACCCCCCCATGTCTCGTCTGAGGCCCCTCTTGCCTCTTTTACacacctcctcctcctccttcccTCCTTCCTCACTTCCTTCCTCGCTTCCTTCCTTACGTCTAGTCAGTCTAATCCCGCCTGGTCGTCTCGTCtcctttcctcttctcctcttctcctctttgACCCTCTTCTCGGCTCCTCTTTGTGTTCAATGATCCTTGGCTGGGACCTCGCGATAGCCTAACACGTAGCATGGGGATCGCACGACCCTGGAAGTCTGAACTCACATAGTAGATCCGCACATATATGCACCGTATACTCGGGACTGCCGTTGCGGCGAATTTGAATCTGGACAGGCCCCAGCGCCGTGTCGTTCTAATAACAGCACCAAGCCCAGCGCGCACCGAGCCGCCGCATAACCGACGAGTCATTGGTCCAAGCCGCACAATCCGATGCCACACTGCACTTGGGAGCCCTTGGGAGCCCTTACGAATATTCAATCAAATGAATTTTATACTGGGCTCATACTGTGGTACTGTGTAAATCGCCTGCAAATGTGTGTGTTACCAGCACAATGACGTCAAACTGTGTGGAGGCGCGGAGTAAACGGCCTCGTTCCAGACCAAAGGATGACAAGATTCGCTTCCCATTTTGCAGCGAGAGTTAGGTAATGGAAaaaggatgttgatgggtgTGTATTCCCTTTcggatgatggcaacaaaaCCAAACCGACGGTGCCTGGCCCTGGCTTGCGTTGAAGAAACTTTGGACAACCACCAGTGACGAGTTTGGAAGCGGGTGTGATAGCCACAGTTCAGTTTTAGTTCAACGTTCCGCAAAATTCCCCAAAACCTCGAGTCATCGCTGCTGATGCCCCGCTTTTCCTGGTGATTTTTTTCCTTAGTTCTTTTGCCATTGCCTGCCTCTGGCTTTTGCCATCGCGGCAGTGATGAAGCCCATCGTGTAGTCAAAGGCAAGGGTCTCTGGCTACCTGCTGTGCATTTGCATTGTGACTAGATGCTTTGGGCTGGTGTTTGCTCAGGACGAAGACTGGGGGTGGAAGCATGGAGGCGCCTGCAGGTCCAGTCGCAGCCGGGTCTGGGGATCAAGCAAGTTGATGCAACCTGAccgatcaattgatggcctCGATCACTTTTTTGGACGAATAGAGGAGCTCCGGCGATCTCTCTGGGCAGCTTGGTAGCTTGTgcatcagaccagacttctttGCCTGGTTCAAGCAACAGCACGAAGCTAAACAGAACAGCTTTGGAATGCAGAGATACAGCCTGAGCCGTTGCTGAAGCTGTCGCACCCTCGTTCCGCCTTATGCTCACTTTTACATGTCAGATTTCTCTCCATTTGTCTGTCTCCCTTTGGGACATTTCTCATCTTGTGTCTACCAACTCTGCGGCCCAGCCACACCTTCTCTTTTGTCGGCACCAACCAGATCGTCGCTTGATTTCTTTCGTCCTCAAGTCTTCTTCCCCTTTTAGTCTCACGAATGGGCCGTGAACAATAAAAATCGGCAGCAAGGTGCCACAAGGGTAGCTTGTCGTAGCTTGTCCTTTTAGATTGATTACTTAAGTATTGCACAATCCATTTCTGGGCTTCCATCCCAACCTGACTGTTACACGGCGTGAACCACAGCATCCGGCACTGTGCATTGCTAGTCCTGGTCGAAATTTGCCCCCGCCGGCATCCCAGAGAGGAAATCATCATGCAAACATTACATCCGACCACCGGCGCCTCGCTCCAGTTTGCCCAGCCCTCTGCCAGTTTCGACACTGGCCAAGGGTGGCACGATCTTGATGAGAAAGTGGCACCAAGGGGCAaaagcagccacatcaaTGCCAGTTACCACGTTGGCATTGCC
Protein-coding sequences here:
- a CDS encoding ADP-ribosylation factor family protein (similar to Metarhizium acridum CQMa 102 XP_007814149.1), coding for MAGIFKKVYDWLLRTFWAMEMEVTLVGLQNAGKTSLLRVLAGGEFTLDSIPTVGFNMKRVQQGHVTLKCWDIGGQPRFRTMWERYCRGVNAIVFIVDIADVDLIPQAKDELHSLMSYPTLAGIPLLVLGNKSDLPQKLSVDELIDELDLKLIQGREVCCYGISAKEETNLDAVVQFLVKWASR